The DNA window gtgtgtgtgtgtgtgagtagcCACAGCTGAGGCTAAGAGCGGTTGTGAGAGCATTTTTAGAGCCAAAACACAAAGTGCACAGCATACATAAATCAGTTGAAAAGTAAAGACAAGAGCCAACTGAGAGCACACACCCACCAACCCACCCAGGGAGTAAAGTGATGactgcatataaataacaaaaaacaaaaattaaacatacatatatgctaaATATGCCAACATACTAGTGCAAAATGATAATTTGTACTATATTTTGGACAGCATAAGCAGCGCTCTacagtgtctgtgtgtgtgagcgagacagagcgTGACAAGTGTGACTCAAAGCTCACAGCTACGACACTGCGTGGGGAATTTCACTTACAAGGGGGATctcacccaaaaaaaaaaaaaaaaaaaaaatgaaatgtacGCCCATCTGCAGTCAGCGGTGCAGCTTCAGCACAATGCGATATTATCGCGAcattaattgcataataaagCACTTTTAATTAGGTTTTGtacaaagccaaaggcaaggTTTGTGCGTGGCAAccgcaaaagccaaaagagaGAGACCGAAACAGAGGCGGAGACCTACACACCGAGACAGAGAGCAATTGCGTGGGTGGCAGGGCGGGGTGGGTTAGTaaactcatttaaaaaattgtcaCCCATAGGAATGTTTGGGTTGCGAACCAACTTTGCTAGTTGCCAATGccgttgttcttgttgttgctgctgctactgctgctgctgctgctgctgctactagtgatgttgttgctattgttgttgtcgcataGTTTGGCAAACGTTTCGATGGTCGCCTTAATGCGAAACTGCCAGGCAAACTTGAAccaaaactaacaaatttttgttaacCCCCCACagctcagacacacacacacacacacacacacacatacatatgcacgtacgtatgtgtgtaCTGTTGTCTGTAAGTTCGTGTCGTTGTGTACGCAATGTCATGTCGCCTAGTCGACCTTCAAAGCAGCCACAGTCCGCAGCGCAGGCAAGCAGGCAGAGCAGTCAACGCTGTTTGTGCTTCAATTATGCCAAAAATGCGCACTGACAcgtaaaaataatgcatacTTCAAGGCGTGCGCGCTTTCCGCAGAAGCCACAAAAGGAACACAAAGtaaagagaaaaaagaaacaaaacatgcagcagcagccaagcagccaagcagcagcagcagcagcagcagcgaagcagccgcagcagcatcagAGAGTTGACAATGCCGGCAACCaatgcatacatataacattttaatttcctGCTTATTAGACAGCCCATGCCCACGCctaaagacacacacacacacacacagctgaagATGCAACGACAAagatatgtatgtgtgtgtgtgcatatgtgtgacCAAACCTTGGCGACAGAGGCAAGCGCTGGCCTGGCCCAGTGCAACGAAATTTTTGCCTAGTTTCCTATGCCTGCTGCTAGACTGCTGCACTTATAAatcactaacacacacacacaggcatatactcgctttctctttctcttcctCCTACCACAATCTCTTGCGCCCATACTTCACATCAACTGACCGCAGCCGCTGGGAAATTTtgataattgaatttacaCGTGAATGATCACATCTTAAAGCCTTTGCTCCTAGTACTTTGGTTTATTGCACTGCCTTCCTCTTTgtcatgtgcatgtgtttgtgtttgcctatgctgctgtgtctgtgtgtgtgtgtgtgtgtcctttgtGCAATGTGCCCGAGATTGAAATTGTGCGATTCATGCCAGCGCATTCGGTGGGGCATAAGGAGTCAAAGTAATTATGATCGCAAATTGATTACAGCATGTGGGGAGTTAGTAGATAAAtctgccaaaaagaaaatccAATTCCACCAGCAGTCAATGCCAAAGCATTCCCAAATGCAAACTGTTTGAGctacaaaagagagagagagagagagtcagagAAGGCGAGACGCGATCGGTGTGCATAAAACAGAATGCGATAGCATGAAGAAAAACATATGTACTTACATatctgctctctcgctctaacgcCTTTGCAATTTGGCTAAAATTCAGTACAATTTGCAATAACATTACACAAGCAAAGTAGCCAAGTAACTACACTCGACGTCGTTTTGCAGTCGCTTGCCAAATGGAAAATGGATTTCACTATTAATTTCGCTGACGAAACAACGACAAGCACATGGACatatcaaaagcaaagcaagctcACTGACAGCTGGCTgtctatgtatatgtgtgtgtgtgtgtgagaaccGCAACGGTAATGGCTTGCAACGATGTCAGCCCTTTCGCTTTTATTGCGGACATacctatgtatatatgtatgtatttataaaaggGATTTGCGGCTAAAggagacagcaacaacaactacaggaACAAGAGTCAACAAACTAACGCCAACTTGAtgctatttttcttttttgtcgctgctttttgtcttttgtcgtgcatgcaaaataaatggaatATCTTTTGCCGTCTTATTTTCTGGGCTATGCAAATGCCTCTTGGCAAAAATAGTTGCGCAGCGAAAGGCGCATGCATAATTTacaaacttacacacacatacacacatacatatgcgcaGCGTACTTGAAATTAACATAATAAGCATAAAGAGCgacagcacacacaacaattaaTGACAGAGTGTGAGAGAAATAGTTAGAAagagggggagggggggaAGCAATGCGACGTTACGCATTTAAATAAGCCTAGCTTAGTTTTGCcctgtctctctttctctctctctctctttactGTGACAGACAAAATACATTTCTTCTTTAAAACtacattttattgctaatCATTTAAACAAACTGATTCAAGCCCTACGTGCAACTTTACGTGCTTGGTATCGTGCCAGCGCTTCATCAAACACTTGGCCTATGGTGCGCTTACGCCAGATGAGCGTGCGATCAATGGGGGGCGGTGGCGTTGGCTCTTTTACTGTGGGCACCTTAAATTGCACGTCAGCACCCTTCTGCTCGACGACGGCGGCAACCTTTTGAGGCTCTTTAGCCTTGTCAGCTGTGTCAGGATTAACTTTTTTGTCAGCAGCTTCTGCACTGTCTGCAGATTCCTTTTTCTTATcacctttttgctgctgctgcccttcCTCTTTCTTCTCATCCTCCTCATCATCACTCGAATCTATGCTAAAGTCCGAATCGGCATCTATATTGTTGGTCAAGTGTGCTTTGACAGCGCTACTGCCAGCTGGTTTTGACtcttcagcagctgcagctggcgttgCTGTATCCGTTTGTTCCTCATCTTCAGATGCACGTCGCTTGCGGTAAGTGCGTTGTTTGCTGGCAGTAGCTGCATCCGATTTGATGGGCTTGTAGGCCACAGCTTCGTTGGCAGGCGCCGTCTTTGGCTTAAGCACGGGCTGCTGCGTGCCCAGCTTTTGTTCGTAGATATGTCTATAGAAACCATCGAGATCCTTCTGTTTGGTCACATCGCCTATAGCTTCCAGATACTCGTCTCGCTTATCCTGCTCTTGCATCTCTCTTATGGCCTCCAACTTCTTGCGATAGGCTGATGTCACATATGTCTCCTTGTCCTTGAACTTTTCACCCTCAGCTTCACGTTCTTTTTGCACTTGACGCTCAACACGCAGCTCATTCTCCAGCTTGCGTCGCTCTGCATGTTCCATTAGCCGGCCTATATATTTGGCCTTGCGCGGCTCCTGGCGCTTTGTTTCTTTGGCCTCCTCTCGTTTAGTTTCCATCTCATCGTAGAGCTCGTCGTATTGAAATATGGTAGGATCCTCGGCCAACGCTTTCTCCTGTAGATTACGTGCTTTGCGTCGCTCCATCAAACTTGGCCCACTAACCACTACGGGCTTGGTACTTGCACGCATTTTCGGCGGGCCGGCATCATCATCGCTGTtcgagctgctgctttcgTCGAATATGCAGGGCCTGACTGTTGACTGTGTAGGCCTTGCCGCGGCCTTCTTCTGCTGTCCAGGTATAATTAAGCCAAATCTAGTGCAATTTACTCAGGTTTTATAAAgacaattataaaatattattacactACTTACtgttttgacattttgtttgtttttattctgtGCAGTGTTTGTGgaacttttttaaattctgCAACACTGCGCGTTGGGTC is part of the Drosophila busckii strain San Diego stock center, stock number 13000-0081.31 chromosome X, ASM1175060v1, whole genome shotgun sequence genome and encodes:
- the LOC108605219 gene encoding nuclear speckle splicing regulatory protein 1 — its product is MSKQFGLIIPGQQKKAAARPTQSTVRPCIFDESSSSNSDDDAGPPKMRASTKPVVVSGPSLMERRKARNLQEKALAEDPTIFQYDELYDEMETKREEAKETKRQEPRKAKYIGRLMEHAERRKLENELRVERQVQKEREAEGEKFKDKETYVTSAYRKKLEAIREMQEQDKRDEYLEAIGDVTKQKDLDGFYRHIYEQKLGTQQPVLKPKTAPANEAVAYKPIKSDAATASKQRTYRKRRASEDEEQTDTATPAAAAEESKPAGSSAVKAHLTNNIDADSDFSIDSSDDEEDEKKEEGQQQQKGDKKKESADSAEAADKKVNPDTADKAKEPQKVAAVVEQKGADVQFKVPTVKEPTPPPPIDRTLIWRKRTIGQVFDEALARYQARKVARRA